A stretch of Vibrio maritimus DNA encodes these proteins:
- a CDS encoding sigma-54-dependent transcriptional regulator, whose amino-acid sequence MGTEFRMDSIPGSLVVVGGVYEPWLSVLEQAGWRCTQCSDLRKADALFSEIGPCIGIVDLTRDDFSLNGIAKLVSTHKQVRWIAFIRESQLGSDTICQFIVNFCIDFFTTPIPDSRLMSTIGHQLGMLKLEQKVWPHNGNDSDLGIVGQSLPIRRLRDQIRRIGPTDVSIMIHGEVGAGKESVAKAIHRCSARSQKPFVAVNCRAFSDARFENEFFGMHDPEQSSLLDQASGGTIVLNDIFTLPAKQQLNLLKFYQDGQIETAKGTKEFDVRILAADSSDIEKALGDGSFNEELFHCINVLRINVPSLKERATDISLLVAHYINQFAKEFNSPVKSIDDDAIKTLTYYHWPGNVKELMNQVKRAVLMTEEEVLVKKHFELPGTFSGKRSLKSIRERSERDALILVLDSHNGQVTLAAKELGISRATMYRLLNKHNLITEETI is encoded by the coding sequence ATGGGAACCGAATTTCGGATGGATTCAATCCCCGGCTCGTTAGTGGTTGTAGGGGGCGTGTACGAGCCATGGCTCTCTGTATTGGAGCAGGCGGGATGGCGCTGTACCCAATGTTCAGATTTACGTAAAGCTGATGCGTTATTTTCAGAGATTGGTCCCTGTATTGGAATTGTAGACCTAACTCGCGATGATTTCAGCCTTAACGGGATTGCGAAACTAGTCAGCACGCACAAGCAGGTGCGTTGGATAGCCTTTATTCGCGAGTCTCAATTGGGCTCCGATACGATTTGCCAATTTATCGTTAACTTCTGCATCGACTTTTTTACGACACCTATTCCGGACTCACGATTGATGAGTACCATAGGACACCAACTGGGTATGCTCAAGCTCGAGCAGAAGGTGTGGCCGCATAATGGTAATGACAGCGATCTCGGGATTGTCGGGCAATCTTTACCAATAAGACGTTTACGCGATCAGATTCGTCGAATCGGGCCTACTGATGTCAGTATCATGATTCATGGCGAAGTTGGCGCTGGTAAAGAGTCTGTGGCGAAAGCGATTCACCGCTGTTCTGCTCGCTCACAAAAACCTTTTGTTGCGGTAAATTGTCGCGCATTCTCAGATGCTCGATTTGAGAATGAGTTTTTTGGGATGCACGATCCCGAACAAAGCTCGCTACTTGATCAAGCCTCTGGGGGAACGATCGTTCTCAACGATATCTTTACTCTACCCGCGAAACAGCAGCTTAACTTATTGAAGTTCTATCAAGATGGTCAAATAGAAACGGCGAAAGGAACCAAAGAGTTTGATGTGCGTATTCTGGCTGCCGATTCTTCGGATATTGAAAAAGCCCTGGGAGACGGCTCCTTCAATGAAGAGCTATTTCACTGTATCAATGTGCTTAGAATTAATGTCCCTAGCCTAAAAGAGCGCGCGACTGATATTTCTTTGCTCGTCGCGCATTACATCAACCAGTTTGCAAAAGAGTTTAACTCTCCTGTTAAGTCGATTGATGATGATGCCATTAAAACGCTTACTTACTACCACTGGCCAGGTAACGTTAAAGAGTTAATGAATCAAGTTAAACGTGCCGTACTCATGACTGAAGAAGAGGTGTTAGTTAAGAAGCACTTCGAACTTCCAGGTACATTCTCTGGCAAGCGGAGCCTCAAGAGCATACGAGAGCGTTCTGAACGTGATGCGCTTATCTTGGTGCTAGATAGCCATAACGGCCAGGTTACTTTAGCGGCAAAAGAGCTGGGTATTTCTCGAGCTACTATGTATAGATTGCTCAATAAGCACAATCTAATCACGGAAGAAACAATTTAA